In Pseudomonas sp. Q1-7, the genomic window CGAGCCCTGCGCCCGGTGCTCGGGGCTGCGGTACAGGCCGGCGTAAACGGGAGCTTTCAGGCCGAGCACGGTTGCCTGGCGTTAACGCTGCAGGGCAACGCGGCGCTGGTGGGCAAGGTCGCGGGGGATCTGCTGCACTGCCTGCAGGCCCCCGCGCTCCCGGACCTGGCCCAGGGACCGCGCCTGCAGCAGGAGGAGCAGCGTCGTGCCGCCGGCGAACTGCCGATCCGGCGGCTGCTGCAAAGCCTGCCCGGCTTTCTGGATGCCCCGATGCAGGTGGCGCCTGCCGTGCTCGACACGGCAGGGCTGGCGCAATTCTGGCTGCAGGCATGTTGGCAAGGCCTCGGCGTTGGCGAGGTGGCGGTGGAGGCCGAGCTTCCGGGCTTGTCGACTCCGATCCAGGTTCCGGTGGAGAAGGGCGGGCGGGTCTGGCAGCGGTTGGCACTGCCTGGCAGTGAAGCGTCGCTGCTGCTCTTTTATCCGCTGCACCATCCCTCGGCCGAGGACGAGGCTTGCTGGCGCCTGCTGGGCTGTTGCCTGGAGCCGGCTTTCCATCAGCGTCTGCGCGGTGAGTTGCAGTTGGGCTACGCCCTGGCTTGCGGCTTCCGTCAGTTCGGACCACACCGTGGCCTGCTGTTCGCAGTGCAGTCACCGCGCACCTCCGTGGCGGGACTCGTCGACGCGGTGGATGGGTTTCTCGCGCGCCAACAGGACACCCTGTTGCGGCTCGGCGAGGGGCGCCTGCAAGGGCTGATCAGCGATCTGGATCAGCAAATGCGGCAGCAGGCCGTGAGCTTTTCCGAGTATGCGCGGCAATGCTGGTGGGACCGTCTCGCGGGCCTGCCGCAAGGCCATGCCGGCAGGGTGCGAGACGCCCTCGCCACGTTGCACCCGGCCCAGTTGCGGGACCAGCATCAATGCCTGGTCGCCGGCCTGTCCTGCCTGGCGTTGGCCAATGCCGAAGCACCTTCGCCAAGCTGGCAAACCCCTGCCTGATCCCACTCCATCTGACCCCTTCGAGATGATCCTTTCCGGTTTCGTCTCGTGGTGCCCGCGTCTCCGACCTGTGGTCTACGACTTCGGTCCAGGCCGGTCGTAAGCCTTTTCGGCGCGGCGATCCTGCCCTGGCCAAAGCAGTGACAAAACCCTGCCAAGGCAGCGTATTTCGGCCTCGCCGGCATTTCGATAATCGCCTCCGACACGACTGACCTAAGCGGTCGTCCAACCACAGTGGAGAGCGCCATGAACAACAAGAAGATCGCCCAAGCCCGAACGTCCCGTCTTGCCCTGGCCGCGGCGGTTGCCCTGGCTGGCCAGCAGGCCGCTGCCGAGATCGTCCTCTACGACAAGGACCAGACGACCTTCTCCACCGACGGCTACGTCAACGCCTTTTACGTCAACAGCGATGTGGACCGCGACGGCGAACAGTTCGACCGCCGTCAGTCGCGAGTGAAGATGGGCTTCCTGCCCAACTGGATCGGCTTCAACATGGGCAAGCAGGTGGACGATCTCAAGCTCGGGGCACGCTCATCCTTTTGGGTCACCATCAACGATAGCGAAACCAACGGGACCGCCACTGCCATCGATGTTCGCCAGTTCTATGGCACGGCCGGGGGCGACTGGGGCGAAGTACTGGTGGGCAAGGATTTCGGTCTGTTCGCACGCTCCAACATCCTGCTCGATGAACTGCTGGCCGGTTATGGCCAGGTGAGCGATACCCTGGGTCTGGTGGACGGAGGCGGCGTGTCCTTCGGGAATATCGGCAGCGGGTATCCCTATCCTTTCCCGACGTCGCAGATCACCTACCGCAGCCCCAAGAGCGATGGCCTGCGCGCCGCCGTGGGCATCATGGACCCGGTGGACACCAATGACGACAGTCCGACCGGCAAGGCCTACCAGGAAAACCCGCGCTTCGAGTCGGAGGTCACTTACGAATTCGATCTGGCCGGCGCGCAGGTCTATTCCTGGGTCAATGGCGCCTACCAGACTTCGGAGAATACCGACCCCAGAGTCGACAGCGTGACCTCCAAGGGCCTGGGTTACGGCGTTCAGGCCAAGATGGGGGCCTTTACCGTGGTCGGCTCGGGCTTCCAGGCCAAGGGCATCAACCCGTTCTTCACCAACAACGCAGGTGAACCGACTCTGCGGGAAGTGGACAGCGACGGTTACCTGCTCCAAGGGTCCTACCGCTTCGGCAAGAACCGCCTGGCAGTGTCCTACGGCAAGACCAGGGACGACGGCAATGGCGTGGTCAACACGGGGGCCGACTACGAGACACGCGGCATCGCCCTGTTCCACGATATCAACGACAATCTCAAGCTCGTGGCCGAGTACAACCAATTCGAGATCGATGGCCATGAAGGCGATGCGCAGAACGAAGACACCGACTCCTTCGCCGTGGGCGCCGTGCTGACCTGGTAATCCCATCGCTCCAGATGCTCCGGTCTTGGCGGGAGAGGCGGCAGCCCTCCCGCTTTTTTTGATTCGGCGCCCGCATTCTCGATGCGGCCGCAGGGCTGGCCGGTTACTCCACCGTGAGGGCACTGTCCAGTGCGCGCAGCCAGGACAGCTCCTACCTTCGAACGAGTCCGCCGCTACCCAAGGAGGATGGGGAGCCGGCAATGAGGCCCGTAGAATCCCACTATCGAAAGCAGGCTCATTGGGTGGTGATCGGGATGCTCGACGAACCGGCAGAAGGCGTCGTTACCGCCATGTCCCTGGCCAGCGAGGCCGAGGCAGTGGCCCAGGACCTGGCGCGCCAGCTTATTCATCCGCACCTCGGCTTCGTGTTGTTCTTCTGCTCGGCCGAGTACGATCTGGAAGCGCTCGGCCAGGCCCTTGAGCAGTACTTCGGTGGAGTCCGTCTGGTGGGCTGCACAAGTGCCGGCGAGATCACTTCCCAAGGCTACGGCCGCAACTGCGTCAGTGCCGTGGGTTTCGACCACCGCAGCTTCTCCATCGCGAGCGCCCTGGTCGACGAAATGGACCGCTTCGGCCTGATCGACGCCCAGCAGCTGGTGGAGCGCCTGGTGCAGGATTGCCGCGTCAACTCCCTGGCTCCGATCAAGGACCACAGCTTTGCCCTGACCTTGCTGGACGGCCTATCCAGCCGCGAGGAAGTGGTACTCGCGGCCCTGGGCGCAGCATTCGGAAGCATCCCGCACTTCGGGGGATCGGCCGCAGACGACAATCACCTCAAGCACACCCATGTCTACTACGAGGGCTGTTTCCACACCGGTGCGGCGGTGGTGGTGCTGGTCAACACCGGCCTGGATTTCGAGGTATTCAGCACGCACCACATCCTCCCGCAAGCGGAAAAGCTTGTGGTCACCCGTGCCGACAATGCCAGTCGCCGGGTTTTCGAACTCAATGCCGAGCCGGCGGCGCAAATCTACGCACAACTCACCGGGGTTCCCCTGGAGCGATTGGATCATCGGGTATTCGCTGCCCACCCATTGGCGGTGCGCCTGGGCGACTCGTACTACGTGCGTTCCATCCAGCGGGTCAATCCCGACCTTAGCCTGAGTTTCTATTGCGCGGTGGAGAACGGCATCGTCCTCACCGCCATGCGTCCCGGCCCCATGCTGCCGAACCTGGAAGCGCTCTTCGCGCGCCTGGGCGAGCGGCTGGGCCCAGCGCTGCTGACTATCGGCTGCGACTGTTTCCTGCGTCGCCTGGAGCTGGAGGATGACCCGCAGGCGCTTGCGCTCACGTCCGAGGTCCTGCGCCGGCAGCGGGTGATTGGCTTCAACTCCTATGGAGAGCAGTTCAATGGCATGCACATCAACCAGACCTTCACCGGAGTCGCCATCGGACGCCGGAGTCGCAGCGGCGGCCGCTGAACAGCACGCACGCTTGGCGGCCCTGGAGGAGGAGAACCGCAAGCTCCGGCGGATCAATGCGGCACTCATCGAGCGAGTGGAGTCCGGAGCCTCTCGCCCCGACGACAGCTATGCGGCTTTCCAGCATTCGGTGGTGCTCGCCGAGCAGGTTCGCGAGCGCACTGACGCACTGAACCAGGCCATGGCCGAGCTCAAGGCCGGCAACCGGCTGTTGAGCGATGCCCGATTGCGGGCGGAAACTGCCCACCAGTACCTGATCGACGCCATCGAAAGCATCTCCGATGCCTTTGTACTGTTCGACCGCGAACAGCGCATCGTCCTCTTCAATAGCCGCTTCAAGTCCTTCTGGGCGCGAACCCGTGCGCGCATCGGCAGCGGTACGCGTTTGTCGGAGATCCGCCGCCTGGCCGAAAGCACCGGACTGATCGTCGAAGAACACCGTGGCAGTGACGACAACATCCTCTACCGGCTGCATGACGGCCGTTGGGTGCAGGTCAGCGAGCGGCCTACCCGCGAGGGTGGGCTGGTGATTCTCTACACCGATATCACCCAGGTGAAGCAGACCGAGAGCGACCGCCGCGAACAGGCCCTGGCGCAAAAGTCCAGGCTGCTGCAGCGTGCGGTGGACAACCTCTCGCAGGGCGTGGCCATGGTCAGCGTCGAGGGCATCCTCGAACTGTGGAACCACCGCTTCCTCGAACTCTGCGGCCTGGCTCCGGTGGAAGCGCATCGCCCCTTCGCCGGCGTCATGGCCGACAGCGAACTGCCGCTGCTCACCCCCGACACCCGCGATGCTGTCGGTCGCCCCATCCGCGAAATGGAAACGCGCCTGTGTAACGGCCGGGTGCTGGAGGTGCGTACTCATCCACTGCCCACCGGCGGCTTCGTCAACACCTTCACCGACATCACCGAACACTACCGTCATGCCGAGGCCCTGGCCGAAAGCGAGCGCTGGATTCGGCTGATCGCCGACCATGTTCCGGCGTTGATCGCCTACCTCAACGCCGACCTGGTCTACGAATTCACCAACAAGGTCTACGAGGAGTGGTACCGCTGGCCCCGTGGCGCCATGCTTGGCCAAAGGCTGCGCGAGGTGCACAGCGAAGAGCACTGTCGGCGTCTGGAACCCTATGTCGAGCGAGTATTGGCCGGAGAGAGCCTGTCCTTCGAGGTCAGCGAGACCAACCTCAACGGTCAGGAGCGCTGCATGCTGCGTTCATATGTACCGAACCGCCTGGCTAATGGAGAAGTGGTGGGGATATTCGTGCTGATCCGCGATATCACGGAACGCCGCCGCACCGCCGAGGCCCTGCATCAGGCCTATCAGAACCTGGAGCAGCGCGTGCGTGAGCGCACCGCCGAACTGACTTCGTTGAACAACCAACTGCGGCGTGAAATCGACGAACGCAGCCAGGTGGAGTTGCGTCTGCGCGAGGCCAAGTCCGAGGCCGAAAAAGCCAATCTGTCCAAGACCAAGTTCCTCGCTGCCGTCAGCCACGACCTGCTGCAACCCCTGAACGCCGCGCGGCTCTTCACCAGCGCCCTGCTCGAACAGCGCGACCAGGCGTGCAACCTGGCGCTGGTGCGCAATGTCAGCAACTCGCTGGAGGACGTGGAAAACCTCCTGGGCACCCTGGTGGACATCTCTAAGCTGGACGCCGGCGTGATCAAGCCGGACATTGCGTCCTTCGCAGTCAGCGAATTGCTCGACAACCTGGCCGTGGAATACCGCCAGATCGCTGCAAGCGAAGGCCTGCGCCTGGACTTCGTGCCAAGTTCCGCACTGGTGCGCAGCGACCAGCAGTTGCTTGCCCGCATCCTGCGCAACCTGCTGAGCAACGCCATTCGCTACACCCCGAGCGGCCGCATCCTGCTGGGCTGCCGACGCCAGCGACATAGTCTGTGGATCGAGGTGCACGACACCGGCATTGGCATAGCCCAAGACAAGCTCGATGAGATTTTCCTGGAATTCAAGCGTGGCGAGATGGTGCGCGAAAAGCCGGACCGTGGCTTGGGACTGGGCCTGGCCATCGTCGAGAAAATTGCCCGCATGCTCGGTCACCGCATTCGTGTTGCGTCGACCCTGGAGCGGGGCTCGCTGTTCGCCGTGGAGGTTCCCCTGGCCCGCCGCGTCCCCCGGTCGAGGCGGGTGCAGGACGAACCCCAGGCGGTGCTGGAGCGCCTGCAGGGCGCACGAGTCTGGGTGCTGGACAACGACGCGGCCATCTGTGCCGGCATGCGCACTTTGCTGGAAGGCTGGGGCTGCCGGGTCATCACCGCGCTCTCCGAGGAAGATCTGGCACGCCAGGTGGAGAACTTCCATGCCGAAGCCGACCTGCTGATCGCCGATTACCACCTGGACGACGGTTGCAACGGTGTGGATGCCGTCGCCGCCATTAACGCCCGACGCAGCACACCGCTACCCGCCCTGATGATTACCGCCAACTACAGCAACGAGTTGAAGCAACAGATGCGCGAACTGGGCCACACCCTGATGCACAAGCCCGTACGGCCCATGAAGCTGAAGACGGCGATGAGTCACTTGCTGGGGCAGTGAGGTCCGCGTCTGCCGCGGCGGGTCAGGCGCGCTGCGATACGGCCTGAAACTTCGCGCGCAAAACCAGGGCTATGCCACCCAGCACCGCCACCGACACCAGCGCCAGGCGAAGGCTGATGTCTTCGCCAAGTAGCAGGGCGCCCCCAGGGCGGCGATTACCGGGACGCTCAGTTGCACGCTGGCGGCCTGCAGGGCTCCGAGGCCGGGAAGCGCGCTGTACCAGATGGCGTAGCCGATACCAGAGGTCAGAGCGCCGGAAAGAAGGGCGTAGATGAGGCCCATCGGGTCAAGCCGCAGTTGGCCAATGAAGGGCACCAGGAGCAGCGAGGCAAAGGGCAGGGCGCGGATGAAGTTGCCGGCAGTGGCGGCCAGTGGCCTGCCGGCCTGGCGACCGAGCAGTGTGTAGGCGCCCCAGGCCAGGCCGGAGAGAAGCATCAGCAGTCCCCCGGCGAAAGGGGGCGCGCTGGCTCCAGGCAGCAGCAGGACCACCAGCCCGCCGGCGGCCAGGGCAAACCCCAGGAGCTGCTGTGGGTTCAGACGCTCGCCCCGTACCAGACCGACGACCACCATGCACAGTTGCACTGCACCGAACAGCAGCAAAGCTCCCGCGCCAGCGTCCAGTTGAAGGTAGGCGTAGGAGAAGGCCGCCGCATAGACGAACAGTGCCGCGGCTGCGCGCCAGTTGCCGGTCGCTGCCAGGGATGGGCGACGCAACCGCAAAAGCAACCAGAGCACCAGTGCGCCGGAGGCGATGCGGATGAAGGTGAAGCTCACCGCGTCTATGGCGGTCTCCTTCAGGGCGAGACGGCAGAGCAGAGAGTTTCCGGCGAAGGCCAGCATGGCGAGCGTCGTCAGCAGCAGGATGCGTGCGGCAGGCATGGGATTCCTCGGGGAGATGCCGGTCGTTCAACGGCGCAGGTAGGCCGTGAAATCGATATCGCTGGCCGAGAGGATGGCCTGCACCCGGTTGTGCACGTTGAGCTTGCGGAGGATGGCCGAGACGTGCGCCTTGACGGTGGTTTCGGCGATGTCGAGGTTGTAGGCGATCTGCTTGTTCGACTCGCCCTTGGTCATGCGCTCCAGTACGAGCAACTGCTTGCGGGTCAGGGCCTGCAAGAGCTCCGGCGGAATGCCGGCGTCTTCATGGCTGCGGCGCGGCGAGGTCTTCTGGGTGCGAATGATGTCCGACGGCAGGTACACGTTGCCGTTGAGAATCTGTTCGATGGCGTCGGTCATCTGCGCCCGTGGCGAGGACTTGGTGATGAAGCCCACCGCTCCGTAGGTAATGGCCTGCAGAACAACCTGTTTGTCTTGTTCGGCGGAGACGATGACCACCGGCACGGTGGGCGCCTCGTTGCGG contains:
- a CDS encoding porin: MNNKKIAQARTSRLALAAAVALAGQQAAAEIVLYDKDQTTFSTDGYVNAFYVNSDVDRDGEQFDRRQSRVKMGFLPNWIGFNMGKQVDDLKLGARSSFWVTINDSETNGTATAIDVRQFYGTAGGDWGEVLVGKDFGLFARSNILLDELLAGYGQVSDTLGLVDGGGVSFGNIGSGYPYPFPTSQITYRSPKSDGLRAAVGIMDPVDTNDDSPTGKAYQENPRFESEVTYEFDLAGAQVYSWVNGAYQTSENTDPRVDSVTSKGLGYGVQAKMGAFTVVGSGFQAKGINPFFTNNAGEPTLREVDSDGYLLQGSYRFGKNRLAVSYGKTRDDGNGVVNTGADYETRGIALFHDINDNLKLVAEYNQFEIDGHEGDAQNEDTDSFAVGAVLTW
- the nosP gene encoding nitric oxide-sensing protein NosP, which encodes MLDEPAEGVVTAMSLASEAEAVAQDLARQLIHPHLGFVLFFCSAEYDLEALGQALEQYFGGVRLVGCTSAGEITSQGYGRNCVSAVGFDHRSFSIASALVDEMDRFGLIDAQQLVERLVQDCRVNSLAPIKDHSFALTLLDGLSSREEVVLAALGAAFGSIPHFGGSAADDNHLKHTHVYYEGCFHTGAAVVVLVNTGLDFEVFSTHHILPQAEKLVVTRADNASRRVFELNAEPAAQIYAQLTGVPLERLDHRVFAAHPLAVRLGDSYYVRSIQRVNPDLSLSFYCAVENGIVLTAMRPGPMLPNLEALFARLGERLGPALLTIGCDCFLRRLELEDDPQALALTSEVLRRQRVIGFNSYGEQFNGMHINQTFTGVAIGRRSRSGGR
- the nahK gene encoding hybrid sensor histidine kinase/response regulator NahK/ErcS' → MACTSTRPSPESPSDAGVAAAAAEQHARLAALEEENRKLRRINAALIERVESGASRPDDSYAAFQHSVVLAEQVRERTDALNQAMAELKAGNRLLSDARLRAETAHQYLIDAIESISDAFVLFDREQRIVLFNSRFKSFWARTRARIGSGTRLSEIRRLAESTGLIVEEHRGSDDNILYRLHDGRWVQVSERPTREGGLVILYTDITQVKQTESDRREQALAQKSRLLQRAVDNLSQGVAMVSVEGILELWNHRFLELCGLAPVEAHRPFAGVMADSELPLLTPDTRDAVGRPIREMETRLCNGRVLEVRTHPLPTGGFVNTFTDITEHYRHAEALAESERWIRLIADHVPALIAYLNADLVYEFTNKVYEEWYRWPRGAMLGQRLREVHSEEHCRRLEPYVERVLAGESLSFEVSETNLNGQERCMLRSYVPNRLANGEVVGIFVLIRDITERRRTAEALHQAYQNLEQRVRERTAELTSLNNQLRREIDERSQVELRLREAKSEAEKANLSKTKFLAAVSHDLLQPLNAARLFTSALLEQRDQACNLALVRNVSNSLEDVENLLGTLVDISKLDAGVIKPDIASFAVSELLDNLAVEYRQIAASEGLRLDFVPSSALVRSDQQLLARILRNLLSNAIRYTPSGRILLGCRRQRHSLWIEVHDTGIGIAQDKLDEIFLEFKRGEMVREKPDRGLGLGLAIVEKIARMLGHRIRVASTLERGSLFAVEVPLARRVPRSRRVQDEPQAVLERLQGARVWVLDNDAAICAGMRTLLEGWGCRVITALSEEDLARQVENFHAEADLLIADYHLDDGCNGVDAVAAINARRSTPLPALMITANYSNELKQQMRELGHTLMHKPVRPMKLKTAMSHLLGQ
- a CDS encoding response regulator transcription factor; translation: MYKILIADDHPLFREAIHNVISDGFPESEVMETADLDSALALTQEHDDLDLILLDLNMPGMHGLNGLINLRNEAPTVPVVIVSAEQDKQVVLQAITYGAVGFITKSSPRAQMTDAIEQILNGNVYLPSDIIRTQKTSPRRSHEDAGIPPELLQALTRKQLLVLERMTKGESNKQIAYNLDIAETTVKAHVSAILRKLNVHNRVQAILSASDIDFTAYLRR